From a single Herbiconiux sp. SALV-R1 genomic region:
- a CDS encoding HAD family hydrolase: MLLLLDLDNTLLDRAGAFALWAERFAAEFALGDGAVAWIVAADRNGHTPRPELAAAIVSHWQLELEPAALVERLVYEHVDTIAVYDGVAERLHRLADSGVVLVIVTNGPVEQQSRKIRRTGIDERMLGTVISEAVGVKKPERGIFDAAFELAGGAHPETWMVGDDVVNDMHGGRALGLRTGWVSHGAAWTESWRPTVAAETPAEVLDLIAGSGHPRHA; the protein is encoded by the coding sequence GTGCTGCTCCTGCTCGACCTCGACAACACCCTCCTCGACCGGGCCGGCGCCTTCGCGCTCTGGGCCGAACGCTTCGCCGCGGAGTTCGCTCTGGGCGACGGCGCGGTCGCGTGGATCGTCGCCGCAGACCGCAACGGCCACACCCCGCGCCCCGAACTCGCCGCGGCCATCGTCTCGCACTGGCAGCTCGAGCTCGAGCCGGCGGCTCTCGTCGAGCGGCTCGTCTACGAGCACGTCGACACCATCGCGGTCTACGACGGGGTCGCCGAGCGACTGCACCGGCTCGCCGACTCCGGAGTCGTGCTCGTCATCGTGACGAACGGGCCGGTCGAGCAGCAGAGCCGCAAGATCAGGCGCACGGGCATCGACGAGCGGATGCTCGGCACCGTCATCTCCGAAGCGGTCGGCGTGAAGAAGCCCGAGCGGGGCATCTTCGACGCGGCGTTCGAGCTCGCCGGGGGCGCGCATCCGGAGACCTGGATGGTCGGAGACGATGTCGTGAACGACATGCACGGCGGCCGGGCGCTCGGCCTGCGCACGGGCTGGGTGTCGCACGGCGCCGCCTGGACGGAGTCGTGGCGGCCCACGGTGGCGGCGGAGACCCCCGCCGAGGTGCTCGACCTGATCGCCGGGAGCGGGCACCCCCGCCACGCCTGA
- a CDS encoding helix-turn-helix transcriptional regulator encodes MANSSDRLDGLFHALSDPTRRAVLRRLGRGPASVTDLAEPFAMALPSFLKHVRVLEESGCIRTVKRGRVRFCTLEKKSFGEVENWLRGERAAWEEQTDRLEAFAVAQARGEDD; translated from the coding sequence ATGGCTAACTCTTCCGACCGGCTCGACGGACTGTTCCACGCGCTGTCCGACCCCACGCGCCGGGCGGTGCTGCGTCGTCTCGGCAGGGGGCCGGCGAGCGTCACCGACCTCGCCGAGCCGTTCGCCATGGCCCTTCCCTCTTTTCTCAAGCACGTGAGGGTGCTCGAAGAGAGCGGATGCATCCGTACCGTCAAACGCGGACGGGTGCGGTTCTGCACGCTCGAGAAGAAGAGCTTCGGCGAGGTGGAGAACTGGCTGCGGGGGGAGAGGGCCGCGTGGGAGGAGCAGACCGACCGGCTCGAGGCGTTCGCCGTCGCGCAGGCACGAGGAGAGGATGACTGA
- a CDS encoding M18 family aminopeptidase: protein MADSTAYTDDLASFVTASPSSYHAAAEVAARLRAAGFEQLDESDDWGSATGRFFVVRDGAVLAWVVPEGADASTPFRILGAHTDSPGFKLKPKPTVGSQGWLQAGVEVYGGPLLNSWLDRELELAGRLVTVGGEELLVRTGPFLRIPQLAIHLDREVNSGLTLDRQRHTAPVFGVGAPGDADLVGILAELAGVGGGAEVAGYDIVIADTAAPARFGLDGALFASGRLDNLSSVHAGVTALVSSAHEPDARAGHISMLAAFDHEELGSESRSGASGPLLDDVTARITDLLGGTPATRARAFASSWCLSSDAGHSVHPNYPEKHDPANHPVAGGGPLLKINANQRYATDAHGAALWRRLTEAAGVRTQEFVSNNTVPCGSTIGPLTATRLGLRTVDVGVPLLSMHSARELAHVDDLVALGAVAREFFAGTA, encoded by the coding sequence ATGGCCGACAGCACCGCGTACACAGACGACCTCGCCTCCTTCGTCACCGCCTCGCCGTCCTCCTACCACGCGGCGGCGGAGGTGGCGGCGAGGCTGCGCGCGGCGGGCTTCGAGCAGCTCGACGAGAGCGACGACTGGGGTTCGGCGACCGGCCGGTTCTTCGTCGTGCGCGACGGGGCGGTGCTGGCCTGGGTGGTGCCCGAGGGGGCCGACGCGTCGACGCCCTTCCGCATCCTGGGCGCCCACACCGACTCACCCGGGTTCAAGCTCAAGCCGAAGCCCACGGTGGGCTCGCAGGGCTGGTTGCAGGCCGGCGTCGAGGTCTACGGCGGGCCGCTGCTGAACTCCTGGCTCGATCGCGAGCTCGAGCTCGCCGGGCGCCTGGTCACCGTGGGCGGCGAGGAGCTGCTGGTGCGCACGGGGCCGTTCCTGCGCATCCCGCAGCTGGCCATCCACCTCGACCGCGAGGTGAACTCGGGCCTCACCCTCGACCGGCAGCGGCACACCGCCCCCGTGTTCGGCGTGGGGGCGCCGGGTGATGCCGACCTGGTGGGCATCCTCGCCGAGCTCGCGGGGGTCGGCGGCGGCGCCGAGGTCGCGGGGTACGACATCGTCATCGCCGACACGGCCGCCCCCGCGCGCTTCGGCCTCGACGGGGCGCTGTTCGCCTCGGGCAGGCTCGACAATCTGAGCTCGGTGCACGCGGGTGTGACGGCTCTCGTCTCGTCGGCTCACGAACCGGATGCGCGGGCCGGCCACATCTCGATGCTGGCCGCCTTCGACCACGAGGAGCTCGGCTCGGAGTCGCGCTCGGGGGCCAGCGGCCCCCTGCTCGACGACGTCACGGCACGCATCACCGATCTGCTCGGCGGCACCCCGGCCACCCGAGCGCGGGCATTCGCCTCGTCGTGGTGCCTGTCGAGCGACGCGGGGCATTCCGTGCACCCCAACTACCCCGAGAAGCACGATCCGGCGAACCACCCGGTGGCGGGCGGGGGGCCGCTGCTCAAGATCAACGCGAACCAGCGCTACGCCACCGACGCCCACGGGGCCGCCCTGTGGCGTCGGCTCACCGAGGCCGCGGGCGTGCGCACGCAGGAGTTCGTGTCGAACAACACGGTGCCGTGCGGCTCGACGATCGGTCCGCTGACCGCGACCCGGCTGGGGTTGCGCACGGTCGACGTCGGCGTGCCGCTGCTGTCGATGCACTCGGCCCGCGAGCTCGCGCACGTCGACGACCTGGTCGCGCTCGGCGCCGTGGCGCGGGAGTTCTTCGCCGGCACCGCCTGA
- a CDS encoding DUF3817 domain-containing protein, with protein sequence MTPRTVFRIASVAEAVTWTALIAAMVARYGFSAEVPFFFAVGLAHGVVFIAFVAVCVVVGLNQRWAWWAIVLSALAAVPPYGTVVADVVLERRRRLVGGWRLEAGDDPRDAHPIDRMLRWFLNRPWLFVAALVVVVALLTVVALVAGPPV encoded by the coding sequence ATGACTCCCCGCACCGTCTTCCGCATCGCGTCAGTCGCCGAAGCCGTCACCTGGACTGCGCTCATCGCGGCCATGGTCGCCCGCTACGGGTTCTCGGCCGAGGTTCCGTTCTTCTTCGCCGTCGGGCTCGCCCACGGCGTCGTCTTCATCGCCTTCGTCGCCGTGTGCGTCGTCGTCGGGCTCAATCAGCGCTGGGCCTGGTGGGCGATCGTGCTCTCCGCGCTGGCGGCGGTGCCGCCCTACGGCACGGTCGTCGCCGACGTCGTGCTCGAGCGGCGGCGACGACTCGTCGGCGGCTGGCGCCTCGAGGCGGGCGACGACCCGCGCGACGCGCATCCCATTGACCGGATGCTGCGCTGGTTCCTCAACCGGCCGTGGCTGTTCGTGGCCGCCCTCGTCGTGGTGGTGGCTCTGCTCACGGTGGTGGCGCTGGTGGCGGGCCCGCCGGTCTGA
- a CDS encoding MFS transporter: MSVNPTVTRSAPADRGVPAPTGLKKVVAASMVGTVVEWYEFFLYATAASLVFGTVFFPNAGTKLDGIIAAFLTYAVGFVARPLGGIVFGQIGDRLGRKHTLQVTIVLIGVATFLIGCLPGFDTIGYWAPALLVALRFIQGFALGGEWGGAVLLVAEQSPDRSRGFWASWPQAAVPVGNLLATLVLLILSTALPAGQFLGWGWRVAFWISAVIVLVGYYIRTHVNEAPIFLEARAEMEEEKASSYGVFEVLRRYPKGVLKAMGLRFAENILYYLIVSFSIVYLTTVHEYATSQLLLALLIAHAVHFAVIPLVGRLSDRIGRKPVYFAGAVLGASWAFFAFPMFDTLNPVLIVLAVTIGLCFHALMYAGQPAIMAEMFPTRMRYSGVSLGYQVTSIVAGSLAPIIASALLQQYHEWLPVALYLLAACAVTAVTVLTLRETRGASLRAVDEADAIRFAAARGLGSGGARGSGGSRGSGGSRGSRA; the protein is encoded by the coding sequence GTGAGCGTCAATCCCACAGTCACCCGATCAGCCCCCGCCGACAGGGGCGTGCCCGCGCCGACCGGCCTCAAGAAGGTCGTCGCCGCCTCGATGGTCGGCACGGTCGTCGAGTGGTACGAGTTCTTCCTCTACGCCACGGCGGCGAGCCTCGTCTTCGGCACGGTGTTCTTCCCGAACGCCGGCACCAAGCTCGACGGCATCATCGCCGCCTTCCTCACCTACGCTGTCGGGTTCGTCGCCCGTCCGCTCGGCGGCATCGTGTTCGGGCAGATCGGCGACCGCCTCGGCCGCAAGCACACCCTTCAGGTGACCATCGTGCTCATCGGCGTCGCCACCTTCCTCATCGGCTGCCTTCCCGGCTTCGACACCATCGGCTACTGGGCGCCGGCGCTGCTCGTCGCGCTGCGCTTCATCCAGGGCTTCGCCCTCGGCGGCGAGTGGGGCGGAGCCGTGCTGCTGGTCGCCGAGCAGAGCCCCGACCGCTCGCGCGGCTTCTGGGCGAGCTGGCCGCAAGCCGCCGTGCCGGTGGGCAACCTGCTCGCCACACTCGTGCTCCTCATCCTCTCGACCGCGCTGCCCGCCGGCCAGTTCCTCGGCTGGGGCTGGCGCGTCGCGTTCTGGATCTCGGCGGTGATCGTGCTGGTGGGCTACTACATCCGCACCCACGTCAATGAGGCACCCATCTTCCTCGAGGCGCGCGCCGAGATGGAGGAGGAGAAGGCGAGCTCCTACGGGGTGTTCGAGGTGCTGCGGCGCTACCCGAAGGGCGTGCTCAAGGCGATGGGGCTGCGCTTCGCGGAGAACATCCTCTACTACCTCATCGTGAGCTTCTCGATCGTCTACCTCACCACGGTGCACGAGTACGCCACGAGTCAGCTGCTGCTGGCGCTGCTCATCGCGCACGCGGTGCACTTCGCCGTCATCCCGCTGGTCGGCCGGCTCTCCGACCGCATCGGGCGGAAGCCGGTGTACTTCGCCGGAGCCGTGCTCGGCGCGAGCTGGGCGTTCTTCGCCTTCCCGATGTTCGACACGCTGAACCCCGTGCTCATCGTGCTCGCGGTGACGATCGGCCTGTGCTTCCACGCGCTCATGTACGCCGGGCAGCCGGCCATCATGGCCGAGATGTTCCCCACCCGCATGCGGTACTCGGGGGTGTCGCTCGGCTACCAGGTCACCTCCATCGTGGCGGGCTCGCTCGCGCCCATCATCGCCTCGGCGCTGCTGCAGCAGTACCACGAGTGGTTGCCGGTGGCGCTGTACCTGCTCGCCGCCTGCGCGGTCACGGCCGTCACAGTGCTCACGCTGCGCGAGACGCGGGGCGCGTCGTTGCGGGCTGTCGACGAGGCCGACGCCATCCGGTTCGCCGCCGCGCGGGGACTCGGGTCGGGCGGGGCGCGGGGGTCGGGCGGCTCACGGGGGTCGGGCGGCTCGCGGGGGTCGCGGGCATGA
- a CDS encoding LysR family transcriptional regulator, producing the protein MKPDPQDLLVLLAVSRTGRFTSAADALGQNHTTVSRRIAALERALGGRVLSRAAGGWELTELGRRAVRAAEEVEQAVGSLDSEAATPSLSGVVRMSATDGFSALIAAPAVAALQREHPQLRVELVTVTRRALQQRSGLDIEVVVGRPQVHRAEAVLLGEYVLGMYACREYLDRHGEPRTIDDLAAHPLVYFIDSMLQVDDLDAPRRLVPAMRDSLSSTNVFVHVEATRAGAGIGFLPCFVADRHADLVRVLPQEVAEVLPYWMVLRPDSLAQPAVAAVVEAVRRRTREMAGELRGSVG; encoded by the coding sequence ATGAAGCCCGATCCGCAGGATCTCCTCGTGCTGCTCGCCGTGTCACGCACCGGCCGCTTCACCTCGGCTGCCGACGCGCTGGGCCAGAACCACACCACCGTCTCGCGCCGCATCGCCGCGCTCGAGCGGGCCCTCGGTGGCCGCGTGCTCTCGCGTGCCGCGGGCGGCTGGGAGCTCACCGAGCTGGGCAGACGCGCCGTGCGCGCGGCCGAGGAGGTGGAGCAGGCGGTGGGCTCCCTCGACTCCGAGGCCGCCACCCCGAGTCTGTCGGGAGTGGTGCGCATGTCGGCGACCGACGGTTTCAGCGCCCTCATCGCCGCGCCGGCCGTCGCCGCCCTGCAGCGCGAGCATCCGCAGCTCAGGGTCGAGCTCGTCACCGTCACCCGGCGCGCGCTCCAGCAGCGCTCCGGTCTCGACATCGAGGTGGTGGTCGGCCGGCCGCAGGTGCACCGTGCCGAGGCCGTGCTGCTCGGGGAGTACGTGCTCGGTATGTACGCCTGCCGCGAGTACCTCGACCGCCACGGGGAGCCGCGCACGATCGACGATCTCGCCGCGCATCCGCTGGTCTACTTCATCGACTCCATGCTGCAGGTCGACGACCTCGACGCGCCCCGCAGACTCGTGCCCGCGATGCGCGACTCGCTCAGCTCGACGAACGTGTTCGTGCACGTCGAGGCGACCCGCGCCGGCGCGGGCATCGGCTTCCTGCCGTGCTTCGTCGCCGATCGCCACGCCGACCTGGTGCGCGTGCTGCCGCAGGAGGTCGCCGAGGTGCTGCCCTACTGGATGGTGCTGCGGCCCGACTCGCTGGCGCAGCCGGCCGTCGCCGCCGTGGTGGAGGCGGTGCGCCGCCGCACCCGCGAGATGGCCGGGGAGCTGCGCGGGAGCGTCGGCTGA
- a CDS encoding GIY-YIG nuclease family protein yields MSEPAETPGRLEPRCGVVEYGADATPSAPCGEPGDPLGASAGLVLCRRHLLLAHEAVVGEVGVTDPLPSPCIACGSRLGVRYATGWLCAVCEWRHGEIPDDDVGPVRVDVVYYLASRGLVKIGTSSNPRARLAQIAHDELLAFERGGRALEQRRHREFAACRAGREWFERDPALLAHIEALRADRVDPWELHTRWRSEALALRS; encoded by the coding sequence ATGTCCGAGCCGGCTGAGACCCCCGGGCGCCTCGAGCCCCGATGCGGTGTCGTCGAGTACGGCGCCGACGCGACCCCCTCGGCGCCGTGCGGTGAGCCGGGCGACCCGCTGGGCGCATCCGCCGGTCTCGTCCTGTGCCGTCGGCACCTGCTGCTCGCCCATGAGGCGGTGGTGGGGGAGGTGGGCGTGACCGATCCGCTGCCGTCGCCGTGCATCGCCTGCGGATCGCGGCTCGGGGTGCGCTACGCGACGGGGTGGCTGTGCGCGGTGTGCGAGTGGCGGCACGGCGAAATTCCCGACGACGACGTGGGGCCGGTGCGGGTCGATGTCGTGTACTACCTCGCCTCGCGGGGCCTGGTGAAGATCGGCACCTCCTCCAACCCGCGGGCCCGCCTGGCGCAGATCGCCCACGACGAACTCCTTGCCTTCGAGCGCGGCGGCCGCGCCCTCGAGCAACGACGCCATCGCGAGTTCGCCGCCTGCCGGGCGGGCCGCGAGTGGTTCGAGCGCGACCCCGCCCTCCTCGCCCACATCGAGGCGCTCCGCGCCGACCGCGTCGACCCCTGGGAACTCCACACCCGCTGGCGCAGCGAGGCCCTCGCCCTCCGCTCGTGA
- a CDS encoding PhzF family phenazine biosynthesis protein has product MSSEQLAVDVVTVFTDSEGGHGNLLGIVRSPAAAGREQEIARVLGYSETVFVEGVLETGAAHGSGAAREPGAARERVATVRIFTPAEELPFAGHPSVGVAWWLAAAGTPVTRLAVGAGDVPVRSDGDITWIAGRAEWAPEFVWHELADPAAVDGLDPAEFPSGKHYAWAWIDEAAGHVRSRMFAPDLGIVEDEATGAAAVRLTTLLGRDLMIDQGAGSRILTRVLGDGLVEVGGRTRRVDPVTVELD; this is encoded by the coding sequence ATGAGCTCAGAGCAACTCGCCGTCGACGTCGTCACCGTGTTCACCGACTCCGAGGGTGGGCACGGCAACCTCCTTGGCATCGTGCGCTCGCCGGCTGCGGCGGGGCGCGAGCAGGAGATCGCCCGTGTTCTGGGGTACAGCGAGACGGTGTTCGTCGAGGGGGTGCTCGAGACCGGGGCGGCGCACGGGTCGGGGGCGGCGCGCGAGCCGGGGGCTGCGCGCGAGCGGGTGGCGACCGTGCGCATCTTCACCCCCGCCGAGGAGCTGCCCTTCGCCGGGCACCCGAGCGTGGGTGTCGCGTGGTGGCTCGCCGCGGCGGGCACGCCGGTCACCCGGCTCGCGGTCGGTGCGGGCGACGTGCCGGTGCGCTCCGACGGCGACATCACCTGGATTGCCGGGCGGGCGGAGTGGGCGCCCGAGTTCGTCTGGCACGAGCTGGCCGACCCGGCCGCCGTCGACGGGCTCGATCCGGCGGAGTTCCCGAGCGGCAAGCACTACGCCTGGGCGTGGATCGACGAGGCGGCGGGGCACGTGAGGTCGCGCATGTTCGCCCCCGACCTCGGCATCGTCGAAGACGAGGCGACCGGTGCGGCGGCGGTGCGGCTGACCACCCTGCTCGGCCGCGACCTCATGATCGACCAGGGGGCCGGGTCGCGCATCCTCACCCGAGTGCTCGGCGACGGCCTCGTCGAGGTGGGCGGCCGCACCCGCCGCGTCGACCCGGTGACCGTCGAGCTCGACTGA
- a CDS encoding 3-hydroxybutyrate dehydrogenase has translation MTNPERSLTLRGRTALVTGGAGGIGAAAARELAGLGARVVVADRDGAAAGRLADELDGASWQVDLAELDAPAFADEALRERLGDVDILVNNAGLQHVAPIAEFGREEYRRILAVMLEAPFLLVRAALPGMYERGFGRVINVSSVHGLRASPFKSAYVAAKHGLEGFSKVVALEGGPHGVTSSCVNPGYVRTALVEQQIAQQSALHGIPPQQVLERVLLAESAVKRLVEPAEVASLIGWLASPAAAMVTGSSYTMDGGWTAH, from the coding sequence ATGACGAACCCGGAGCGCTCCCTGACGCTCCGGGGGCGCACAGCGCTCGTCACGGGCGGGGCCGGCGGCATCGGGGCCGCCGCCGCCCGTGAACTCGCGGGGCTCGGCGCGCGCGTGGTGGTCGCCGATCGCGACGGGGCTGCCGCCGGGCGGCTCGCCGACGAGCTCGACGGGGCGTCGTGGCAGGTCGATCTCGCCGAACTCGACGCGCCGGCGTTCGCTGACGAGGCGTTGCGGGAGCGGCTGGGCGACGTCGACATCCTCGTCAACAACGCCGGGCTGCAGCACGTGGCACCCATCGCGGAGTTCGGGCGGGAGGAGTACCGGCGCATCCTCGCGGTGATGCTCGAAGCGCCCTTCCTGCTCGTGCGGGCCGCGCTGCCCGGCATGTACGAGCGCGGCTTCGGGAGAGTCATCAACGTCTCGTCGGTGCACGGACTGCGCGCCTCGCCGTTCAAGAGCGCCTACGTCGCGGCCAAGCACGGCCTAGAGGGGTTCTCGAAGGTGGTCGCGCTCGAGGGCGGCCCGCACGGGGTGACGAGCAGCTGCGTGAACCCCGGGTACGTGCGCACCGCGCTCGTGGAACAGCAGATCGCCCAGCAGTCGGCGTTGCACGGCATCCCGCCCCAGCAGGTGCTCGAGCGGGTGCTCCTCGCCGAGAGCGCGGTGAAGCGCCTCGTCGAGCCGGCCGAGGTCGCGTCGCTCATCGGCTGGCTCGCCTCCCCCGCCGCCGCCATGGTCACCGGCTCCAGCTACACCATGGACGGCGGCTGGACCGCCCACTGA
- a CDS encoding SRPBCC family protein, with protein MTETLATAAADETSGPGRFDPERDLGFSRVIRAPRDVVWRAWTDPRQLEQWWLPAPSLCRVEALELRPGGAFTTLMSDDGEGFRPHVTGCILDVRDHERIVFTTMLAGGWRPAADGFMTAVIEFVEHPDGTEYRARVLHKDRADRDMHDEAGFADGWGTVAAQLAALVERG; from the coding sequence ATGACCGAGACCCTTGCCACCGCGGCGGCCGATGAGACCAGCGGGCCGGGACGGTTCGACCCCGAGCGCGATCTGGGCTTCAGCCGGGTCATCCGGGCGCCGCGCGACGTGGTGTGGCGGGCCTGGACCGATCCGCGCCAGCTGGAGCAGTGGTGGCTTCCCGCGCCGTCGCTGTGCCGGGTCGAGGCGCTCGAGCTGCGGCCGGGCGGGGCCTTCACGACGCTCATGAGCGACGACGGCGAGGGGTTCCGGCCGCACGTCACCGGGTGCATCCTCGACGTGCGCGACCACGAGCGCATCGTCTTCACCACGATGCTCGCCGGCGGATGGCGCCCTGCGGCCGACGGGTTCATGACCGCGGTGATCGAGTTCGTGGAGCATCCCGACGGCACGGAGTACCGGGCCAGGGTGCTCCACAAAGACCGGGCCGACCGCGACATGCACGACGAGGCCGGCTTCGCCGACGGGTGGGGCACGGTCGCGGCGCAGCTGGCGGCGCTCGTCGAGCGGGGCTGA
- a CDS encoding DUF1992 domain-containing protein gives MVRRRPPNDARLSAARYRVQQVAPVGDDSESDETSANGGAAASVGAHGDRARTGLGTAGQQAGEEADAGAPTMEQRAAVVEIAITQAMRRGDFDDLPGAGKPLAGLGSTYDPDWWIRQKIERERLTGLGPPALTLRTEHAELDARLDTLGSEHEVREVLLDFNRRVIEARRQLLGGPPVVTPTRDVDPELEAWSARRAARRREAELARARAEEEWSRLTRRERRAARRNGTAPR, from the coding sequence ATGGTGAGACGCAGGCCGCCGAACGACGCGAGGTTGAGCGCTGCGCGCTACCGCGTTCAGCAGGTCGCGCCGGTCGGCGACGACAGTGAGAGCGACGAGACCTCCGCGAACGGCGGGGCAGCGGCATCCGTCGGCGCCCACGGCGACCGCGCCCGCACCGGCCTCGGCACGGCGGGCCAGCAGGCCGGCGAGGAGGCCGATGCGGGCGCCCCCACGATGGAGCAGCGCGCGGCGGTCGTCGAGATCGCCATCACGCAGGCGATGCGGCGCGGCGACTTCGATGATCTTCCGGGCGCGGGCAAACCGCTGGCCGGACTGGGGAGCACCTACGATCCCGACTGGTGGATCCGCCAGAAGATCGAGCGCGAACGTCTCACCGGGCTGGGCCCTCCCGCGCTGACGCTCCGCACCGAGCACGCCGAGCTCGACGCCCGCCTCGACACCCTCGGCAGCGAGCACGAGGTGCGCGAGGTGCTCCTCGACTTCAACCGCCGCGTGATCGAGGCCCGTCGCCAGCTGCTCGGCGGCCCTCCCGTCGTCACCCCGACGCGCGATGTCGATCCCGAGCTCGAGGCCTGGTCAGCCCGTCGCGCCGCCCGCCGCCGCGAGGCCGAACTCGCGCGCGCCCGCGCCGAGGAGGAATGGTCACGCCTCACCCGCCGCGAACGCCGCGCCGCCCGCCGCAACGGCACCGCCCCACGCTGA